The sequence aatttaaattttaaaaactaaaatttttctaACTTTCTACCTAATTTATAATCAGatattgtttcttttctttacgtTCTTTCTTTCTCTAAGAACATGAAGACCATGTTTCAAATTTATTCCTATTACACATACAAAATTATACATTTACACAATTCAAATCACAAGCTTGCACACCAAATAACTGATAGTCAATAAACATCAccaataaaaacaaattaatccTCAACACAATAGTACGAGAATAGAACAACCAGAGagtagtaaaactcacataaTATTCCCTTGCAGACAACTAAACTCAGGTAAACACATTCAAAACTCAGTGAAAAACGTAAATACTTCCAAAATACAGAATTATAcatacaaaaataatttaacattgcAATATATATGAGAATTTCTTCGGCCTATTTTATTcgatttttaattacaaaaaaaataatattatacataataataaaaaaaaaaagcaatggtGTCAGAGAATGCGCAAAGAAAAACTCTATGAATAGAGATTCATCCAAACTTTAGGTATGTTTTCGGCGCGGATGAACGGCGACGCTGATGCGAACGAACGACAACGAGAAAGAAGAATGCGATGACGAAGATGAACGCCGAAGAAGAGGAAGGCGGCGTTGTGGATGAGCGCCAAGAAGGATAAAGGTGGCGTCAAGGATGAGCGCCGAAGAGGAAGGTGGCGTGGATGAATAGCAGCGGAGGATGACAAATCACAGACGGCATGCGCCTCTGGGTGTAGGAAAATGCGGTGAATGTGACTACCCTGCTTTCTTGAGGGTTTTGTATGCTATTAGTTAATAATTAGatggtttaagatttattttaaatttttaaaattaaaattttaaattttaattaatttaatttttggatgtatatttaaattgtaatatattaataattaaatatattaaatctaaaacaaaaatttaaaattaaaattaaaattttaaattttagttttatttaatttatattttaaatgtatatttaattttaaaaagacactaaatctatttataatttttagatgtgtttattttatttttttaattattataataaaaaactgAATATCGTATCATTTTTAAAACATACCTTTTTTTATCGTAAAATAAATTAGAGGATCCGATTAAtatgtttaaaaaaattcaatactaaaatataaatataaaggtaatttactcaaataaaataaatgaataaaaccTTTACGAAAATATAATATTGGCAATTTCCAGACCCAAATGTAATAAACACAACTGTATATAATCCGCTACATCCTATAGCGGAACTTAATtgcacgtaatccgctacagGTTATCGCGGATTACGTTGAGGCTGCGTTACTCATAAACCGATACACTCTGTAGCGGTTTATGCTCATATGGTGCAAGActcataatccgctacaccctctAGTGGATTATGAAGAGTGTGGAAAATCGGGTtggtttatgtttaaaaaaaattacactttCTAAAACCGGGtttgttttgcatagaataaagggcattttaagccattttaagTCATTTTCTGtgcaaaagatttttaaaaaatgacttaaaaaatgttaagagtactataaaagtttgtaatatcttagtaatttaggtaaatactggttataactatatattttattaaaaaattaataattgattaaaaaaaattaataatttaaaaattaaaaaaatatatattttatttcatgcattaaaaaaagctaacaaaatatttaattacgagagttctttaaaatattaatgagttaTTAATTCGGATTTCATACATACTCTTTTgcccatttttaatagctcatgaatatttttttaatacaagGTCCGGAACTTTAGAAGCAGTGACTCAACTCCATTGATGAACGACGCTCCTCCTCCaaaaattctttctttttcactttATCATTTTCACGCCTTTTAGTAATCGTTCCATGTCTTTATCAGGAGTTAATATCTAGCACATTTGCTTAGTTGGGGAATTCCCATTTTTCTTTGGCTGTAAGTCCGAAATGAGCCTATTATTTTATTGCACcaataaaatttatcttttgagaaaaaaataaatttatttaaattatactataaaaaatattttattctatacaaaataattaaaaaaatggcttaaaagatgctagaaatactataaaaatttgtaatgttctaatgacttaggacattaaagaaatactctacatagtcaataataatttaaaaattaaaaaaaaatatagttataacCAGTATTTACTTAAATTACTAAGAtgttacaaacttttatagtattCCTAACAtttttaagtcatttttttaaaattattttgcataaaaaatggcttaaaatgccctttattctatgcaaaacaaaCCCGATTTTAGaaagtgtaatttttttaaacataagCCAACCCGGTTTTCCACACTCTTCATAATCCGCTagagggtgtagcggattatgagTCTTGTACCATATgagcataaaccgctacagggtgtagcggtttattAGTAAAGCAGCCTCAACGTAATCCGCGATAGCctgtagcggattacgtgcaATTGAGTTCCGATACAGGATGTAGCGGATTATATACAGTTgcgtttattgcatttgcatctAAAAATTACCAATGTTGTATTTGCGTAAAgattttgttcatttattttatttgcataaatTACCCTAAATATAATCCTCATAtttgtatatttaaaaaaaattaaaaactgcaCACAAATCTAATTTTCACAAATCTAACTCTCAAATTTACAGTATCtatacaaaataaaaacataccaAATTTTTACCTTATTAAAAAACACCACTAAAAATCAATACTAACATtaaaaagaggaggtctgttattaaaaaaaataattttttattatcttaattttttaaattttaaaactaaaaatataaaagattaaTTTGAGTTGATTTATATTATAGTTAGCTTCctaaattttttcttaaaaaaattgtaCGCAATAAAATGAAATTCAACGAATAAATTGTACGGTGCAAGAACCAAATTTACGTCATAACTTTTattataagaaaaaaatatttatagcCACAACAATCAAACATTAATCACATCAGATTAATTCTCTTTTTGAGATTGCTACCACATGAAGTAaatgtttttaactttttattacgAAATATGGTCATAAACTATAATAAAAATCATATGAAAAaaacctcctcctcctcttcttcttctttttttttttttatatgaatttttttcttccttttttttactctttcttcttttccatcttcatcattatcatcattatcattatcgtTATTGTTATTGTCATCATCGTCATCTTCTTCTTATACGTATAACAGATCAAATCCAAAATGCATCGAAATTTCTTAACGATGACGATACACAAACAAACTTAATTCAAAATAAGTTCAGAGTAAATGCTATTTATTTAAATCTAAAATGCATCAAAACTATATCCAAAATACactaaaattatttaatgataacTCAAAACAACAACTCGtgctcctttttcttcttcattatcattttcttcttctatcttcttttcttattcaacttctctttcttattttaccttctaatgatttttcttgttttatcttctcatgattcttcttgttttactcttttatcaataataaaaatacgaaaaaatcaaataaagaagaagaagaaaaaacaagaGAAACAAACAtgcattcattcaactaaataaaATTCTAATACAGTACAAACATGTTCATTCAAgtctaatataaaaaataatgttcctaaaagaagaaataagagtaacaaaaaaaatacatcattaaaaaatatatttttatgcttTTGTAGTAAAATTTTGATGTCAANNNNNNNNNNNNNNNNNNNNNNNNNNNNNNNNNNNNNNNNNNNNNNNNNNNNNNNNNNNNNNNNNNNNNNNNNNNNNNNNNNNNNNNNNNNNNNNNNNNNNNNNNNNNNNNNNNNNNNNNNNNNNNNNNNNNNNNNNNNNNNNNNNNNNNNNNNNNNNNNNNNNNNNNNNNNNNNNNNNNNNNNNNNNNNNNNNNNNNNNNNNNNNNNNNNNNNNNNNNNNNNNNNNNNNNNNNNNNNNNNNNNNNNNNNNNNNNNNNNNNNNNNNNNNNNNNNNNNNNNNNNNNNNNNNNNNNNNNNNNNNNNNNNNNNNNNNNNNNNNNNNNNNNNNNNNNNNNNNNNNNNNNNNNNNNNNNNNNNNNNNNNNNNNNNNNNNNNNNNNNNNNNNNNNNNNNNNNNNNNNNNNNNNNNNNNNNNNNNNNNNNNNNNNNNNNNNNNNNNNNNNNNNNNNNNNNNNNNNNNNNNNNNNNNNNNNNNNNNNNNNNNNNNNNNNNNNNNNNNNNNNNNNNNNNNNNNNNNNNNNNNNNNNNNNNNNNNNNNNNNNNNNNNNNNNNNNNNNNNNNNNNNNNNNNNNNNNNNNNNNNNNNNNNNNNNNNNNNNNNNNNNNNNNNNNNNNNNNNNNNNNNNNNNNNNNNNNNNNNNNNNNNNNNNNNNNNNNNNNNNNNNNNNNNNNNNNNNNNNNNNNNNNNNNNNNNNNNNNNNNNNNNNNNNNNNNNNNNNNNNNNNNNNNNNNNNNNNNNNNNNNNNNNNNNNNNNNNNNNNNNNNNNNNNNNNNNNNNNNNNNNNNNNNNNNNNNNNNNNNNNNNNNNNNNNNNNNNNNNNNNNNNNNNNNNNNNNNNNNNNNNNNNNNNNNNNNNNNNNNNNNNNNNNNNNNNNNNNNNNNNNNNNNNNNNNNNNNNNNNNNNNNNNNNNNNNNNNNNNNNNNNNNNNNNNNNNNNNNNNNNNNNNNNNNNNNNNNNNNNNNNNNNNNNNNNNNNNNNNNNNNNNNNNNNNNNNNNNNNNNNNNNNNNNNNNNNNNNaaaaaatttatatattattattaaaaaattttggtgttatttatataataaattatgcataatttaaaatttttcatctttttcatttttatcttttgttacttttttttcattattttattttatttttttataattttttttgttttactcttttaaaaggaataaaataaaataaaaacaaaaaaaaatcaaataaaaagttgaATAACTCCAATATcacatgaaaaaaataaaaaataaaacgtgACAACAACAGTacccattaaaaaaaaaaaggagtcacgaaaattacaaaaaagaaAAACGACGCAACGCGTATATTGTACGAGTGAGTTTCGTTAAGTttagataaatttaattaaatttaattaaaaaaaaattttgatatcaTAATAGGTAAAAATTAAGCCTATTATAATtagtaatttataaaaaataaaaggggTAACATTGGCGGAAAAAACCTCCTGTTGCCGTGCCGCTTGGTCCGGGTCAGCCAAGGATTAAGGACTTTGTCCTCTCATCAATTTCTCTCTCTATGTATAAACATtacataaaatattatttttatNNNNNNNNNNNNNNNNNNNNNNNNNNNNNNNNNNNNNNNNNNNNNNNNNNNNNNNNNNNNNNNNNNNNNNNNNNNNNNNNNNNNNNNNNNNNNNNNNNNNNNNNNNNNTCTGTTACAACTTACAACTTAACCTAGCTTTGCAGTTACTGCTTCGTCCTAGTTACTAGTTACTACTACAAAAGTCTAAACCAACCATaaccttttaaattttaattcctCCGGCAGGTGCAATGAATTtgctttttaaaattatttttcgtATAAATGTCATTGTTCCATCACAAAAGCATCTTTCATGAATCGCGCTTTCAGGTTGACGTTCAATTTCGGATGACTCTTTCTTattgttttcttttcatttttcctttctATTTCTCGAATATTTGGTATAGAATAACGGTTAACATATTAATTTGGTTGGTCAAGTGATTAACTCATTCGTCCGCTTAATCAAGTATcgagaatttgaaaaaaaaaatgtacgTTCACATTTAAGCATACTTATAACAAAAGAGGACACCCAAGAAATACACACTTATAACAAAAGTGCTAAGAATATTGTTAGAACATATGACCCGGTAAATTTCAAACTTATTAGAGCAGCTAAATAAATAATCCAATTTCGTTGTATTAGGAGAATtttctcaaatttcaaattcagaACAAAAACAACCCTGAAAATCAGACAACTAACGCTTCAGGACGAACTACATTTTTCTCATTAACGTCAATACAaaagaaatgtaattttttttctttacagAGAGAAGAAATGTAATTTGACAGAATAAAGTAATAATATTGACTAATATGTCTATGAAACCATTATATTATTAATAAGTAATTtaaaattgttgttgttgttgtgtatttatttatttacatacaaaagaaaatatataattgGAAATCGATAAAAGGAGGTGAGGAtttagagaaagaagaaagatggtAATAATGCATCAAATAATATTAGAGAAAATACTATTTCTCTTTCNNNNNNNNNNNNNNNNNNNNNNNNNNNNNNNNNNNNNNNNNNNNNNNNNNNNNNNNNNNNNNNNNNNNNNNNNNNNNNNNNNNNNNNNNNNNNNNNNNNNNNNNNNNNNNNNNNNNNNNNNNNNNNNNNNNNNNNNNNNNNNNNNNNNNNNNNNNNNNNNNNNNNNNNNNNNNNNNNNNNNNNNNNNNNNNNNNNNNNNNNNNNNNNNNNNNNNNNNNNNNNNNNNNNNNNNNNNNNNNNNNNNNNNNNNNNNNNNNNNNNNNNNNNNNNNNNNNNNNNNNNNNNNNNNNNNNNNNNNNNNNNNNNNNNNNNNNNNNNNNNNNNNNNNNNNNNNNNNNNNNNNNNNNNNNNNNNNNNNNNNNNNNNNNNNNNNNNNNNNNNNNNNNNNNNNNNNNNNNNNNNNNNNNNNNNNNNNNNNNNNNNNNNNNNNNNNNNNNNNNNNNNNNNNNNNNNNNNNNNNNNNNNNNNNNNNNNNNNNNNNNNNNNNNNNNNNNNNNNNNNNNNNNNNNNNNNNNNNNNNNNNNNNNNNNNNNNNNNNNNNNNNNNNNNNNNNNNNNNNNNNNNNNNNNNNNNNNNNNNNNNNNNNNNNNNNNNNNNNNNNNNNNNNNNNNNNNNNNNNNNNNNNNNNggtaaaattataatttaataattaaaaaattattgaagggtatcttagaaaaaaatttaattattaaattttttttaaaatatttttggtaaaaatacaatttaattaataaaaaataatttattaaagagtattttggtaagaaaaatttaatgataaaaaataaaatttttgttaaaggatatttttataaaatataatttattttttttttgaaaaatagacaAAGTTAACATTAATTAACACAAAATTTAAAACGGATTAAAgaaaaagttttttaaaaattataagggaggggaatatatattttataaagagGGAAGGAGAATGTCATTTTAATATCGAGAATGGTGTTTTCTCATAATATTATTCATATTATTATGATTGGTTTCTCATATTGATGGATTATTATTAATAAGAGTAGTGTTAGAATGttagtaaaatttattattttggtcaataattaattaataatatttaaaaatataaactaaaaatatgttattaaattattaaattaaaaaaattagactgATAATTAAAAGcgtttgacaaaaataataaattctatttatccttaagcttttctcTATTAATAANNNNNNNNNNNNNNNNNNNNNNNNNNNNNNNNNNNNNNNNNNNNNNNNNNNNNNNNNNNNNNNNNNNNNNNNNNNNNNNNNNNNNNNNNNNNNNNNNNNNNNNNNNNNNNNNNNNNNNNNNNNNNNNNNNNNNNNNNNNNNNNNNNNNNNNNNNNNNNNNNNNNNNNNNNNNNNNNNNNNNNNNNNNNNNNNNNNNNNNNNNNNNNNNNNNNNNNNNNNNNNNNNNNNNNNNNNNNNNNNNNNNNNNNNNNNNNNNNNNNNNNNNNNNNNNNNNNNNNNNNNNNNNNNNNNNNNNNNNNNNNNNNNNNNNNNNNNNNNNNNNNNNNNNNNNNNNNNNNNNNNNNNAATCCTactaatatatttataataattttaattttaattttaattttaaaaatataaaattattataaaaatttttaatttttttaataatttattatttttttataataaaattaaaactctGTGACATTAATAGTATTGTTAATATTATATCTTATATCCCGTATAGATTCCACCTTATACATTGCTACATTCTTATCAATATGACGTGGTGCACAAGAAGATTTGTCTTGACAACCCTACATAGATTAATTAGGCGAAAATTTtggtcccaaaaaaaaaaagaaaaaaacaaaaacaaaacagagAAATTGGTGAGCAGAGTAGTATCTAGTAAGAAAACGAATCAAACTTACAAACGGGCAGCTAGTCCGTGTAAGACTTGATTTGAAAAAGTGTTCCTACAATCTTAttctctttatttattttgtcTACATATGATATTTATGAAAATTAGGTTTAAATTATTCAAAATCTTATTCTCCTTATAACACACCATATCTTAATTGATCATTtaattacatatatataatatgttGTCATGTATATGTAATGAATTAAAagtaagagagaaaataaaaaggttTGTTTGTGGATGTAATTATAATAAGAGAAAGGAGAATAGATGATAGATGGATGTGAGAGTGAGAGTGATAATCAATGGTCAGCATCATGTATCCCTGTTTACCGCCAAACTTTGTCCTCTCTGACTGACTCACAGTCTCTCTCTATATCATTTAATTAGCCATTGGTCCTTCTTGGGTTCCCTCAAAAAACAAAGCTTCTTGTTTGTGACCACTGGCTACTGGCTAGGATGATGAAAACATACAGTACGTACTACTAACACTGCACACACAATAAGTTTCATTATTATTCAACTCTCAGTTTAGTAGTCACTCCCCaaacactaaccaaaatccaAAATCTCATCTCAATCTTTctttcattcataatcatttcaTTATTATATCCTACTTCCACAccatcttctgcttcttcttcttcttcttcttcttcttcttccatttgcACTGATCATATATATGAGGAGATACAGTAGTAGACACTAGAGTGTGTGTTTCAATTCAGGTtcgtattaattaattaattggttCCTTTTCCAGTTTCCACCAACTAGTGCGTGTGCGTGTGCGCGTTACCCTAGAAAGCAAAACCCTAACCCTCAGATCTTGAAAGCAATGGATTTGGTAACCGATCCAACAAACCGGAGCTTCGAAATCCAGAGCCTGGTGAATCCAACAGCAGCAACAAACACCAATCCTCCACCTTCGTCATCTTCATCGCCGAGCCGTTACGAGAACCAAAAGCGCCGAGACTGGAACACCTTCTGCCAGTACCTGAGGAACCACCGTCCGCCGCTGTCTCTGCCGCTCTGCAGCGGCGCACACGTTCTGGAGTTCCTCCATTACCTGGATCAGTTCGGGAAGACCAAGGTGCACAACCCTACGTGCCCCTTCTTCGGGCTCCCTAACCCTCCGGCGCCCTGCCCCTGCCCGCTCCGCCAGGCCTGGGGCAGCCTGGACGCCCTCATCGGCCGCCTCCGCGCCGCCTACGAGGAGAACGGCGGCAGAGCAGAGACGAATCCGTTCGGCGCTCGTGCCGTTAGGATTTACCTGAGAGATGTTCGTGATTTTCAGTCAAAAGCAAGAGGAGTAAGCTACGAGAAGAAGCGCAAGAGGCCAAAGCCTAaaacctcttcttcttcttctgatgCTTCTGCTACTCATGCTTAATTTGGAACCTGCTTCAATCATTTATTTCATCATCATGAACAACGTAACTggtatatatatgttcttttctTTATGTCTCTCTttcttttggtttattttatgGACTTGATCAGATACACTTGTTACTACTATTTATGGTTATATTATTTTCTTGTCTTGGACAATATTATTtactatttataattataatcATTAATCAatgtgctgctgctgctgctataTACTTATTATATACATGTCTGTCTAattatagatatatatatatatacatcaataGTTTGATAGAGTACTCATCTATTTCAATTCATTTTGGACCAACTATATGTAGCTTCTTGTCATATCAAATCATCAACAATGcgtgttattattattgttgctgTTTTTGTTTGATTACAATGAAATTACTATGCCATGTGTATATGCTACTGCATTTTCAACTTGCACTGTGAACTCTTTCTTTTTCAGTCATATATACAATCATTCAAACTTACAATTGATGCATTAACTTGTTTTGGATATATACCCAAGTTTTTTACTTTCCGTTACTTCACTATTTCTGCCATTTGTGTTTTTTCTTCCATGCTTTAATTTCTTTGCATCATTTTAGTTTATTCTATTTGTGTGTTAGCTAAAACTGGCGGTTTTCCTCCTCTAATCTATTCTCTTCTTCCATGCACATACATCCATGTAGGGTGAGAAGTTTAATATCATAAACATTTCTTCAACCTCAAGATTTAgtgatatattattattattgttgttgttgctgttgaaaCCCTAACAGAACTACCATATACTAACTGGAGAAATACTTAACTAGATAAAATTAAATGAGACATACATGTTATATTTTCACTCAttagttactaatataaaatatatattaaaaataaattaattaatatatttatatataaatatataataattaattttgatatatatatgtagtattttaaatattttaaatatgtaCCAAAGGAGATATATAGTATAAATACAACTTAATAAAACATCATAATAGTCAGTAATAAATAATCTATAAGTTACATATCAATTTACTATTGAAGATTTGAAATTAGCAAAATAACTCACGAGCTTAATATAATTGGCCGAATcgggttaggtattatatattAGTTTAAAGATGATATTATTGTGAAATCAGTGTGAGACAGTGAGAGTGTGATGAGACAAAGTCTAGATTATCTTCTTTATCATATCTGCCAGCTAATTAAAAATGGGAATCTCAAAGGGGAATTGATTTGTTTGGAGAATAATAATTCTTGACAATAAGGGCAAAGCTATATTTGCCTAACCCCCTTAATTTGGATGGAAAAGCGTAGGCTTATCATGATGGTCTGTCTCCTTTCTGGGAATATATGGGTTAGGTAATCTTGGATAACAGACATTATTATATATATTCTAATATACATTATCAAACCCAATGTATTTACTCTTGGTTtctgatgcaaataaaaaaaaatgtttgtttATTTAAGCTTTAAAACGACAAGAGCTTcactaatgatgatgatgatgatacatGATTATCGTCACTTTCAATGATTCTCTTAACAGTCTATCTTCTGAGACTTAATTAAATTAGAACAAACTGagttttatcttttcttcatcaACCCTTCtacataattaaattaaatccgcctatatatgtatatacgtAATGATGCTCCTACATGAAAacaattattatattataatatGAAAAAcgaaaatatttaataacaaaaaaaaattagttaaaaaaacagttaaaatttattttatttaggattaattaattttagtaaaaaataataaatgttaaataagataagttttagttattttttttttatttttctagcatTAACAAAAATAGGTTTGGAATTGAAGTTCTCGTTAAACGTACAGAAATATTCCAAAAATTATACTCAGTAATTATTTAAGTATACTATGTCTTATATCAAATATAAGATGGAAAAAAGAGTTCCAAAGTATGAAACCCTAATCAGAATCGAACTTGTGTATTTCTTATATCAAATCTACTATATCTATATATAATCAGTTGGATGTGTTGATATATTATGAAAAGGTAAAATTAATATAATCTTATTATTAAAATAGAAAGTTATAAGAAGACTTGCAAAGAAGAGTTAATTAAATAATGGAGGCAATCATAACAACAATTAGAGCAGGTAAAGATAAGATGGCAAGAAAACAGTAAAATTATTAACTATTAAGGAACAGTTTGATACATGTAACTGATTTATTCATTAACAAGAGTGGTTACAATAAGATATTATGGAATTATTTGAttcatttatgaaaaaaaaaaaggagcgtGACATATACTGTTAAAAATGACAGAAATATTTAGGAGACAATAAAAATTATCTCAAATCATTCTAaagttgttttattttatatttattaattatttttaaaataaatacataatattaaatgtaataaatatgtaattttaaatattatatacataaaagtataaatattaagttaaataaaataattttaaattattgtctTTCGATTATTGTTCTAAAAATAATTATGGAATTAATTAACCATTGAACTCCACAAATTATATTGAAGCTGATAAATTTGCATATACAGCTTTAGTTTTGATGTGTCATGTATGATGTATCCTATcgtcacaaaaataaaaatcaatgatCTAACCTATGATAAGAATGTATATATACTGTTCATTTTGACTTGTTTTGCATCTTGCAGAGGGTTTAACAAGCTTTTTCCAGGGACTTTTCAGGACCCTTTCCAAAGTTCGTTCTTATTCGATATACTTAATATTAAATCTAATGGTTTATGCCACTGCATGTTGTGATACTGTTTACCcttttaattaaattgtttaCTCTTTCTTTAAGGTAAAAAAAACTGACCATCTTTATAtgaaaaaattttcaagtgtTTCATTAATTTTAACTAAATATATACAATTtagggagaagaattttttttttttccacatctAACCAGAGCACAAAAATAAAGCAAAGTAAAACACAAAAGTTAATCTTTACGCACGTCATCTTATAAAAAATATTGTTTTTTTGTTAAGGAAAAGTATATGAACCAATTCTAAATCAGTCAAAAATGaaacaatttaattaattataaatataataattaattttatttatttatttgatttaaaatattggttattaaatgTTTTACCACATTCAAATTAGGAGGAGATACGTTCTGTATTATTGCAACGTGAATCACGGAAACTGATTTAATTAGCTTCCGTCTCTTCACCTTCCTTCCCTCTCCAAatacctaaaacatgataaatcagaAAATAGATTCAA is a genomic window of Arachis ipaensis cultivar K30076 chromosome B06, Araip1.1, whole genome shotgun sequence containing:
- the LOC107645771 gene encoding protein LIGHT-DEPENDENT SHORT HYPOCOTYLS 1, translated to MDLVTDPTNRSFEIQSLVNPTAATNTNPPPSSSSSPSRYENQKRRDWNTFCQYLRNHRPPLSLPLCSGAHVLEFLHYLDQFGKTKVHNPTCPFFGLPNPPAPCPCPLRQAWGSLDALIGRLRAAYEENGGRAETNPFGARAVRIYLRDVRDFQSKARGVSYEKKRKRPKPKTSSSSSDASATHA